The Setaria viridis chromosome 9, Setaria_viridis_v4.0, whole genome shotgun sequence sequence TGGTGACGCCGGCCGACGACAAGGGAGGACGACCGCGGCCATCGTGGTGCCAGCGGTGCCGCTGAGTTCCGGCAAGCCGATGCCGCGGGTGGGCTTCGGCACGGCGACGCCAACGTTGGGCCAGACCgagggcgacgccgccgccgtgacggATGCCGTCCTCCGCGCCATCGGCGCCGGGTTCCGCCACTTCGACACCGCCGCGGTGTACAACGCCGAGGCCGCGCTCGGCGACGCGGTGGCCAAGGCCGTGCGGGCGGGCACGATCGCCTCCCGGGACGAGGTCTACGTCACCTCCAAGCTCTGGATCGCCGACGCGCACCCCGGCCGCGTCTTGCCGGCGCTCGAGAAGACACTACAGTGAGTAGAGTACAAATCCTGGCCCATTCCCCGAGAAAGCGTCATGGACCATCTTTTTTCTTGTCAGGAATCTGCGGATGGAGTACGTGGACCTGTACCTGATTCACTTCCCGGTGAGCCTGCGGCCGTCGGAGGTTGAAGGAGGCCCGGTGCTGGTGAAGAAGGACCTGGTGGCGATGGACATGAAGGGGGTGtgggaggagatggaggagtgCCACCGGCTAGGGCTGGCCAGGGCCATCGGCGTCAGCAACTTCGCCTGCAAGAAGCTCGAGCACCTGCTCTCCTTCGCGAAGATCCCGCCGGCTGCTAACCAGGTGGAGGTGAACCCGTGTTGCCGGCAGAACATGCTGCGGGAGTTCTGCAGGGCCAGAGGCATCCAGCTATGCGGCTACGCTGCATTGGGCGGGAACGGCACGCCGTGGGCCAACAATTCTGTCATGAAGTGCCCTGTTCTGAAGCAGATCGCCCAGGACAGGGGCAAAACCGTCGCCCAGGTAATTTTGTTCGTTCTAAAGTCTAAATCACACATTGATCGAAAACATCGATTTAATTACTTTCGCAGTATCAGAAAATTAGCTCCCGTCTTGGGTATTTATTACAAACTTTGTCGGCGAGATGCAGGTGTGCATTAGGTGGGTTTACGAGCAGGGCGACTGCGTGATCACCAAGAGCTTCTCCGAGAGTAGGATGCGAGAGAACCTCGACATCTTCGACTGGGAGCTCACAGAGGACGACCACCGGAAGATTAGTGAGCTCCCAGAGTCTAGGGGCAACTACGATTTATTTGTCCATGAATCCGGGCCATTCAAAACAGTGGAGGACTTGTGGGACGGTGAGATCACTGCCGGCCAATGTAACCAAACGGCGCTTGTTTCGTCTGACTGATGAATATGATGTTCTAATGGTTTCTGTCCGTACAAATATGCAACCAATATATTATGTATTGTGCTAGTGTTTTGTGTGTCTCTTGGTTATGGAGGCACGAAATCTTTTTATCGTTGCGGAAagagaagaaatcagaaaaaaaattgtgagtAGAGTTGGGCTTGGGTTTGGACCATTTCTGCTAGTTAGGGCTTGGGCCATGCCATTTCGGCTTGGCTGTCCGAAGCATGATCGTCATTTGACACGGCATGAATGTAGGGGCTACGCCATGCCCATGATCTCGGCACGGCGGGTTGCATGGCATGCTACTATGGTACATCATCTTGATGATATAATATGACAATAGAAGCAAACCCATCCATTTGGTCTTTATGTTCCCCACTTGTGTTTATTTCTCCTCTCCTAACTAGAAATTATGTGGATACACGTATGAATTGTGTGGAGAAATTGTGGTCAATGACAAGATAAACCTTATTTGGTGACATTTAATGGGAGTTGGGCTTGGGCTAGTACGATTACAACATCACAGCGGCATATCATTCGATAAGACCACCACCAGATGTCTAACGGGATGTACTATCAGACCAAACACGATGATAGCTACTCCATCCATTTAAAATTTAAGATCATTTTAGTGtt is a genomic window containing:
- the LOC117836225 gene encoding deoxymugineic acid synthase 1-B; this encodes MAAAGDAGRRQGRTTAAIVVPAVPLSSGKPMPRVGFGTATPTLGQTEGDAAAVTDAVLRAIGAGFRHFDTAAVYNAEAALGDAVAKAVRAGTIASRDEVYVTSKLWIADAHPGRVLPALEKTLQNLRMEYVDLYLIHFPVSLRPSEVEGGPVLVKKDLVAMDMKGVWEEMEECHRLGLARAIGVSNFACKKLEHLLSFAKIPPAANQVEVNPCCRQNMLREFCRARGIQLCGYAALGGNGTPWANNSVMKCPVLKQIAQDRGKTVAQVCIRWVYEQGDCVITKSFSESRMRENLDIFDWELTEDDHRKISELPESRGNYDLFVHESGPFKTVEDLWDGEITAGQCNQTALVSSD